Proteins from a genomic interval of Leptospira bandrabouensis:
- a CDS encoding Tll0287-like domain-containing protein, producing the protein MNRNSKKTLGSVVTVFILLANFGCRKPDYEAMAMDITKEAKTNLVQKLTNALAEGGTKQAIPFCKQNVMAFTSNLGSKKGVLLRRISDKPRNPMNLVTDEEKKIFLEISGNPTKEGEYPVKTVTADHTVTVYVPIPTVGLCLQCHGEPNVDIKKETLDVLQKEYPGDLARGYKVGNLRGLFSVQFTR; encoded by the coding sequence ATGAATAGAAATTCGAAAAAAACGTTGGGATCTGTGGTAACGGTTTTTATCCTTTTGGCAAACTTCGGTTGTCGAAAGCCAGACTATGAGGCAATGGCAATGGATATCACCAAAGAAGCCAAAACCAATTTGGTCCAAAAATTAACGAATGCGCTTGCCGAGGGTGGCACCAAACAGGCCATCCCATTTTGCAAACAAAATGTTATGGCTTTTACCAGTAACTTAGGTTCGAAAAAAGGGGTTCTTCTTCGTCGAATCTCTGATAAACCAAGGAACCCTATGAATCTTGTTACAGACGAAGAAAAAAAAATATTTTTAGAGATCAGTGGAAACCCCACAAAGGAAGGTGAGTATCCAGTAAAAACGGTAACAGCGGATCATACGGTCACCGTTTATGTTCCGATTCCTACTGTTGGTTTGTGTCTACAGTGTCACGGGGAGCCAAATGTAGACATCAAAAAAGAGACCTTAGATGTTTTACAAAAAGAATATCCTGGTGATCTTGCACGTGGGTACAAGGTAGGAAATTTACGAGGACTATTTTCCGTGCAGTTTACCAGGTAA
- a CDS encoding PAS domain S-box protein, translating to MNPITLISGKQELCELVLEYGLHGFLVWDTSIGVVYPSPVASKSMGLPREQSFPVECILTHSGVLLDTAFTNKQSLIGRICFDPSNSAGFPYRFHSKEFMEAGKKFILLALDTTIDGSISQDPHIIQSTEFSRDLFSSSFRNSSIGMEIENPHGEVIEVNSTFCQWLGYTDKELKTKSISDITHPEDLDLELSYLEKLSRGLIQNFQIKKRYITKDNRLIWAVLNKSIIRDYLGNPVYYLSQILDISESLQAEMELQNISRLLDQVAGLAKIGGWDLDLRTNKANWTNVTKQIHEVDENYIPSVGEGLQFFQSEESKQKISDAVSLLLAEGKEYDLELEMVTAKGNQTWIRTIGRAEYEAGKIVKIYGIIQDINERKKWEMTLAAQTSILWSFVEHAPAAVAMLDLEMRYVALSQRWIEDYKIPLSKEEIIGKSHYEIFPNISQEWKEIHSRGLRGEVLKRDEDVWRPPGWDKDQVIQWEIRPWSKLGGGVGGILMFTRDITEAYETKLELKAAKEFAEKAYSAKSEFLANMSHEIRTPLNGIIGYSDLLAETLEDSSYNEYAQIVKQSAHALLNIVNDVLDFSKAEAGKLKLAEEPYNLKKLVLEAIKIMNIQALIKGLDIHFHIDENIPPLLMFDANRLRQILLNLLGNAIKFTETGFVECKVTNLENSDTKSVKLRISIRDTGIGIAKESQEKIFDSFTQEDFSTTRRFGGTGLGLAICKQLLALMKSDLHLKSELNQGSEFYFDIILRIPEFDPQLKPTESQKNDLQLSGNHSNEMDGNSKILVVEDNPVNLGLMRNFIKRIFPEVKILEAQNGEEAIQVFLEESPSLILMDIQMPVMNGYDATKEIRKLPNGKNIPIIAVTAGIIAGEKEKCFQLGMDDYVSKPVHKETLKQTLLKWL from the coding sequence ATGAATCCAATTACATTAATTTCAGGCAAACAGGAGTTATGTGAACTTGTTTTAGAATATGGTTTACATGGGTTTTTGGTATGGGATACATCCATTGGAGTGGTGTATCCAAGTCCTGTGGCCTCCAAGTCTATGGGACTTCCCCGCGAACAGTCTTTTCCTGTAGAATGTATTCTGACTCATTCAGGTGTTTTATTAGATACTGCTTTCACAAATAAACAATCTCTCATTGGTCGAATTTGTTTTGATCCAAGTAATAGTGCAGGTTTTCCCTATCGTTTTCATTCCAAAGAATTTATGGAAGCTGGGAAAAAGTTTATTCTTCTTGCTTTGGACACAACGATCGATGGTTCAATAAGTCAAGATCCGCATATCATTCAATCAACTGAGTTTTCAAGGGATTTGTTCTCCTCTTCTTTTCGTAATTCCAGTATTGGTATGGAAATTGAAAATCCGCATGGAGAAGTGATTGAGGTAAATTCAACTTTTTGCCAATGGCTTGGATATACGGACAAAGAATTAAAAACAAAATCAATTTCTGATATAACGCATCCAGAGGATTTAGATTTAGAACTTTCTTATTTAGAAAAACTAAGTCGTGGTTTGATTCAGAATTTTCAGATTAAAAAACGTTACATTACAAAAGACAACCGATTGATTTGGGCAGTGTTGAATAAATCGATCATTCGCGATTATTTAGGAAATCCTGTTTATTACCTCTCCCAAATATTAGATATTTCTGAATCCTTACAAGCAGAGATGGAGTTACAAAATATTTCTAGGTTACTCGACCAAGTTGCAGGTCTTGCAAAAATTGGAGGTTGGGATTTAGACTTAAGGACGAATAAGGCAAATTGGACAAACGTAACAAAACAAATTCATGAGGTAGATGAAAATTATATTCCGAGTGTGGGTGAAGGTCTTCAGTTTTTTCAGTCAGAAGAAAGTAAACAAAAGATATCAGATGCAGTTTCCTTACTTCTTGCGGAAGGAAAAGAATACGATTTAGAATTGGAAATGGTCACTGCAAAAGGGAACCAAACTTGGATACGAACCATTGGGCGTGCCGAGTATGAAGCCGGAAAAATTGTAAAAATTTACGGGATCATCCAAGATATCAATGAACGTAAAAAATGGGAAATGACATTAGCTGCCCAAACATCGATTTTGTGGTCTTTTGTGGAACATGCACCTGCCGCCGTAGCCATGTTAGACCTAGAGATGCGTTATGTTGCACTCAGTCAAAGGTGGATTGAAGATTATAAAATCCCCCTTTCTAAAGAAGAAATCATTGGAAAAAGTCATTATGAAATTTTTCCAAATATTAGTCAGGAATGGAAAGAGATCCACTCTAGAGGTTTACGTGGAGAAGTTTTAAAAAGAGATGAGGATGTATGGAGGCCACCTGGTTGGGATAAAGACCAGGTGATCCAATGGGAAATTCGTCCTTGGAGTAAACTTGGTGGTGGAGTTGGTGGGATATTAATGTTTACGCGAGATATTACCGAAGCGTATGAAACCAAACTAGAGTTAAAAGCTGCTAAAGAATTTGCAGAAAAAGCATATAGTGCCAAATCAGAATTTTTGGCAAATATGAGTCATGAAATTCGAACACCTCTCAACGGAATCATTGGTTACTCCGATTTACTTGCAGAGACATTGGAAGATTCTTCTTATAATGAATATGCACAAATTGTAAAACAATCGGCGCATGCCTTATTAAATATTGTTAACGATGTTTTGGATTTTTCCAAAGCAGAAGCAGGTAAGTTAAAACTAGCAGAAGAACCCTATAATTTGAAAAAATTAGTTTTAGAGGCAATCAAAATTATGAATATCCAAGCCCTCATTAAGGGACTTGATATTCATTTTCATATTGATGAAAATATTCCGCCACTTCTCATGTTTGATGCGAATCGATTAAGGCAGATTCTTTTAAACTTACTCGGGAACGCCATCAAGTTTACAGAAACAGGTTTTGTTGAATGTAAAGTAACAAATCTAGAAAATTCAGATACTAAATCTGTAAAACTTAGAATCTCTATTCGGGACACAGGAATCGGAATCGCGAAAGAAAGCCAGGAAAAGATTTTTGATTCTTTTACTCAAGAAGATTTCTCCACCACACGTCGGTTTGGTGGTACTGGTCTTGGGTTAGCAATTTGTAAACAATTACTTGCGCTGATGAAGTCTGATTTGCACTTAAAAAGTGAATTAAATCAGGGTAGTGAGTTCTATTTCGATATAATTTTACGAATTCCTGAATTTGATCCGCAACTAAAACCAACAGAATCACAAAAAAATGATTTGCAACTAAGTGGAAATCATTCGAACGAAATGGATGGAAATTCAAAAATCTTAGTGGTGGAAGATAATCCCGTGAATTTGGGACTTATGCGAAATTTTATCAAAAGAATTTTTCCTGAGGTGAAAATTTTAGAGGCGCAAAACGGCGAAGAAGCCATTCAAGTTTTTTTAGAAGAATCTCCATCGCTCATCCTTATGGACATCCAGATGCCCGTGATGAATGGATATGATGCAACCAAAGAAATTAGAAAACTCCCAAATGGTAAAAATATACCAATCATTGCGGTGACCGCAGGGATCATTGCCGGGGAAAAAGAAAAATGTTTTCAATTGGGAATGGATGATTACGTCAGTAAACCCGTTCATAAAGAAACACTAAAACAAACCCTCTTAAAATGGTTATGA
- a CDS encoding efflux RND transporter permease subunit: protein MQNIAKFITDKTLIVQFILVLLVLIGLSRLLSMHREAFPNVALDKIVIEAPLPGATPEEIERLVAIPIEKKLRAVAKIDKIRSYNLENVSVIMIFIVEGTKNTKKVLDDVKDAVDSVRLPDNAQKPKVREITTEKQEVISLSLTLKDNSKDSIADYRVLRDTAKAFEDRFFQVKEIAEIEKIGYRNREFLVEVDPKVLNAKEVGLNTVLNALGSRNINIPSGRLKVNGTEYLLRTRGDFEEAKDMLSVPILGNEFGFATVLKDIAKVVDGFEEEKTYEKLNGKHSIILRVWKTDQADIITTADTVKTLVTSMQGNFPDVDIQIYDDKSKDVRRQLGDLILNFETGLVLVLLSLIFILGMRLSLMISVAIIFIFLIAFIFLKQFGFTINTITIFGMVMVLGMMVDNSIVVAENTYRLMQEGKERREAILQTFKDVLVPLLVSFLVISAAFFPLLFMSGVIGKFILGIPAVVLVTLASSLLFALVFLPNWLNLFLPKSFQGAIKKNESIEEKEGAFGYVISAYKRTMGFALKHRVFVLAIFTFIFFFTLFLAGRFLPFVMFPSGSEEDIEVKIWMPIGTTLQKNLDIIEKMEPVITTMAGKDFVHLRSRIGIHENPITDPKPGQEVHRSHLTMKLVTAADRKEWEDARALVKKIRDYIEENKVSGNFPKDMIYDVNAKIKGPPVGKPVSLEIRGAEFGVIQEIADLYTKELKKMEGVSDIRIDLELGKEEYRFFVKDEIAGRTDVSARDIARSVRTAFNGEVASTISKGEDKINILVRFPEKERQSVSSLNLVKVENRNRRLIPLNQVAYFEKDRDYSMINRQDLQRVVRLEASVDTDKTTSLFVNRQLKNLVNIDKYTAKSYSVIFGGEQEDAGKSFRDLGISMLLAVAVIFGIFIVYFNSIGTTTVIIGSIPFGIVGVLFALMTHGMPLSFMSTLAIVALSGSIVANTLILITFIEELRLQGMSIEDAIINGGAIRLRPIFLTTISTVIGLVPSAYGIPTLDPFVQPLSLAFGWGLFFATGVTLIFVPVLYRIKEDFKHIFSKISFAKFVRKV, encoded by the coding sequence ATGCAGAACATTGCAAAATTCATTACCGATAAAACTCTTATCGTTCAGTTCATTTTAGTCCTACTCGTTTTGATTGGACTTTCCCGTTTACTTTCAATGCATAGGGAAGCATTCCCGAATGTGGCTCTAGATAAAATTGTCATCGAAGCACCATTACCGGGAGCCACTCCTGAAGAGATTGAACGATTGGTTGCGATTCCCATTGAAAAGAAATTACGTGCTGTCGCAAAGATTGATAAAATCAGAAGTTATAACTTAGAAAATGTTAGTGTGATTATGATCTTCATTGTAGAAGGGACAAAAAACACAAAAAAAGTTTTGGATGATGTGAAAGACGCCGTAGATTCTGTGCGGCTTCCCGATAACGCACAAAAACCTAAGGTGCGAGAAATTACCACTGAAAAACAGGAAGTTATCAGCCTTTCACTTACTTTAAAAGATAACTCCAAAGATTCAATCGCCGATTACCGCGTGTTACGTGATACAGCCAAGGCTTTTGAGGATAGATTTTTCCAGGTAAAAGAAATCGCCGAAATTGAAAAAATTGGATATCGGAACCGTGAGTTCCTTGTAGAAGTAGATCCAAAAGTTTTAAACGCAAAAGAAGTTGGTTTGAATACGGTTCTGAATGCCTTGGGTTCACGGAATATAAACATTCCTTCTGGAAGACTTAAAGTGAATGGAACCGAATATCTTTTGCGTACCCGAGGGGATTTTGAAGAAGCGAAAGATATGTTATCTGTTCCGATTCTTGGAAATGAATTTGGTTTTGCTACCGTTTTAAAAGATATTGCTAAAGTCGTAGATGGTTTTGAAGAAGAAAAAACTTATGAAAAACTAAATGGAAAACACAGTATTATTTTGAGGGTTTGGAAAACAGACCAAGCGGATATCATTACCACTGCCGATACAGTGAAAACTTTAGTAACTTCGATGCAGGGAAACTTCCCAGATGTAGATATTCAAATCTATGATGACAAAAGTAAGGACGTTCGTCGCCAACTTGGAGACTTAATTTTAAATTTTGAGACAGGTCTTGTTCTCGTACTTTTATCACTGATTTTTATATTAGGAATGAGATTAAGTTTAATGATTAGCGTTGCGATCATATTTATTTTTCTCATAGCATTTATCTTTTTGAAGCAGTTTGGTTTTACGATCAATACGATTACGATTTTTGGAATGGTAATGGTTTTAGGTATGATGGTAGACAATTCCATTGTTGTAGCTGAAAACACATACCGGCTCATGCAGGAAGGAAAGGAAAGGCGAGAGGCCATCTTACAAACATTTAAAGACGTACTCGTGCCTCTTTTAGTATCGTTTTTAGTCATTTCTGCTGCTTTTTTCCCACTTTTGTTTATGAGTGGGGTGATCGGAAAGTTTATTTTAGGAATTCCAGCCGTTGTTCTTGTAACGCTTGCTAGTTCTCTACTTTTTGCTCTAGTGTTTTTACCAAATTGGCTGAATTTATTTTTGCCGAAATCATTTCAAGGAGCCATCAAAAAGAACGAATCAATCGAAGAGAAGGAAGGGGCATTTGGATATGTCATTTCTGCTTACAAACGAACTATGGGTTTTGCTCTAAAACATAGAGTTTTTGTTCTCGCTATTTTTACTTTTATCTTTTTCTTCACTTTGTTCCTTGCGGGAAGATTTTTACCTTTTGTGATGTTTCCGTCTGGTAGCGAAGAAGATATCGAAGTTAAAATTTGGATGCCAATCGGAACCACACTTCAGAAAAACCTTGATATCATTGAAAAAATGGAACCTGTGATTACTACAATGGCAGGTAAAGATTTTGTGCATCTTCGTAGTCGAATTGGAATTCATGAAAATCCGATTACAGATCCAAAACCTGGACAAGAGGTTCATAGATCTCACCTAACAATGAAACTAGTCACTGCTGCAGATAGGAAAGAATGGGAAGATGCAAGGGCTCTTGTAAAAAAAATTCGCGATTATATTGAAGAAAACAAAGTATCGGGAAACTTCCCTAAAGACATGATTTATGATGTGAATGCCAAAATCAAAGGACCACCCGTTGGAAAACCTGTGAGTTTGGAGATTCGCGGTGCTGAGTTTGGTGTCATTCAGGAGATTGCAGATCTTTATACCAAAGAACTTAAAAAAATGGAAGGCGTTTCTGACATTCGGATCGACCTGGAACTTGGAAAAGAAGAATACCGATTCTTTGTTAAAGATGAAATTGCTGGTAGAACCGATGTAAGTGCAAGAGATATTGCAAGATCGGTTCGCACTGCCTTTAACGGTGAAGTTGCCTCCACGATTAGTAAAGGGGAAGATAAAATTAATATTTTAGTGAGGTTCCCTGAAAAAGAAAGACAGTCTGTTTCTAGTTTGAATTTAGTAAAAGTGGAAAACAGAAACAGAAGGTTGATTCCTTTAAACCAAGTGGCGTATTTTGAAAAGGATCGCGATTATTCGATGATCAACAGGCAAGATTTACAACGTGTCGTTCGTTTGGAAGCTTCTGTTGATACAGATAAAACGACTTCACTTTTTGTGAACCGACAACTAAAGAATCTTGTGAATATAGATAAATATACTGCGAAATCTTATTCGGTGATTTTTGGTGGGGAACAAGAAGATGCGGGTAAGTCATTTCGTGATTTAGGAATTTCCATGTTACTTGCAGTGGCTGTAATTTTTGGAATTTTTATCGTGTATTTTAATTCCATAGGAACAACGACAGTGATCATCGGTTCCATTCCTTTTGGAATTGTGGGAGTTCTTTTTGCTCTTATGACACATGGAATGCCACTTAGTTTTATGAGTACTTTAGCCATTGTCGCACTCAGTGGATCGATTGTTGCCAACACTCTTATTCTCATTACCTTCATCGAAGAACTTAGGTTACAAGGAATGTCGATTGAAGATGCGATCATCAATGGTGGAGCCATTCGTTTGCGTCCCATTTTTTTAACTACCATTAGTACAGTGATTGGTCTTGTTCCAAGTGCTTACGGAATTCCGACTTTGGATCCATTTGTCCAACCGTTATCACTTGCTTTTGGGTGGGGATTGTTTTTTGCCACAGGTGTGACTTTGATTTTTGTTCCGGTGTTGTACAGAATCAAAGAGGATTTTAAACATATTTTTTCTAAGATTTCTTTTGCTAAGTTTGTAAGAAAAGTTTAG
- a CDS encoding YkvA family protein yields MDENQKLQFIKANFWKKVKDTGKKIPFVRDVIAMYYCLLDEKTSLTAKASIAFALLYFISPVDAIPDIILALGYTDDAGVIASTLLLIKSQLKTEHYEKADQALSEDKEK; encoded by the coding sequence ATGGACGAAAATCAAAAACTACAATTCATCAAAGCCAATTTTTGGAAAAAGGTGAAAGACACAGGAAAAAAGATTCCCTTTGTAAGGGATGTGATCGCCATGTATTATTGTTTGTTGGATGAAAAAACTTCACTCACAGCCAAAGCATCCATAGCCTTCGCTTTGTTATATTTTATTTCCCCAGTGGATGCCATTCCCGATATCATTTTGGCTTTAGGTTATACGGACGATGCAGGAGTGATTGCAAGTACCCTTTTACTCATCAAATCTCAACTAAAGACCGAACATTATGAGAAGGCAGACCAAGCTCTTTCGGAAGATAAAGAAAAATAA
- a CDS encoding VOC family protein, which translates to MSRPFKVLGIQQVAIGGESKEKLSKFWVDVMGLTKVSDYKSEKENVDEDILSMGNGPFKVEIDLMQPIDPNKSPKVHDPKLNHIGLWIDKLEECVEYLTKQGVRFTPGGIRKGAAGYNVCFIHPKGNEEFPLCSEGVLVELVQAPDDVIKALS; encoded by the coding sequence ATGTCCCGTCCTTTTAAAGTATTAGGAATCCAACAAGTTGCCATTGGTGGTGAGTCAAAAGAAAAATTATCCAAGTTTTGGGTAGATGTTATGGGACTTACGAAAGTTTCAGATTACAAAAGTGAAAAAGAAAATGTGGATGAGGACATTTTGTCAATGGGGAATGGTCCATTTAAAGTAGAGATTGATCTGATGCAACCCATTGATCCAAACAAAAGCCCTAAAGTACATGATCCAAAACTCAATCATATTGGTTTGTGGATTGATAAATTGGAAGAATGTGTAGAATATCTCACCAAACAAGGTGTTAGGTTTACTCCTGGTGGAATTCGTAAAGGTGCTGCAGGATATAATGTTTGTTTTATTCATCCCAAAGGAAATGAAGAGTTTCCACTTTGTAGTGAAGGGGTTCTTGTGGAACTTGTACAAGCACCGGATGATGTGATTAAAGCTCTCAGTTAA
- a CDS encoding lipocalin family protein: MVYRSDLLKFIIQGSLSILLVSGCTNFSIPKDKKNSLEENPLYPFLTIGVLTYLSTSDFDSYAEKDIDWSRFLGTWKEIKRIDTSFQKGLKQVTADYSLLEDGSIRVTNQGTTETGETNVLVGKALLPNPKVGKLKVSFFYPFFFGDYLILKIDRNGYQTALIGGPDPNFLWLFSRTDSLPIEVETSYIQYAKSIGYFTDRLLPFR; the protein is encoded by the coding sequence ATGGTTTACCGATCCGATTTATTAAAGTTTATCATACAGGGATCTCTTTCCATTCTCCTCGTATCTGGTTGTACAAACTTCTCTATCCCCAAAGACAAAAAAAATTCTTTGGAAGAAAATCCCCTCTATCCTTTTTTAACCATCGGTGTACTCACTTATCTTTCTACTTCTGACTTTGATTCTTATGCCGAAAAAGATATCGATTGGAGCCGGTTTTTAGGAACATGGAAAGAAATCAAACGCATTGATACCAGTTTTCAAAAAGGGCTCAAACAAGTCACAGCAGACTACAGCCTGTTAGAAGATGGTTCGATCCGTGTAACAAACCAAGGGACCACAGAAACGGGTGAAACAAATGTACTCGTTGGCAAGGCACTCCTACCCAATCCCAAGGTGGGAAAACTTAAGGTAAGTTTTTTTTACCCCTTCTTTTTTGGTGATTATTTGATTTTGAAAATTGACCGCAATGGATACCAAACCGCACTGATCGGAGGCCCCGATCCCAATTTCCTTTGGCTTTTTTCTAGGACAGATTCCCTTCCGATAGAAGTGGAAACTTCTTACATTCAATATGCAAAATCGATCGGGTATTTCACCGATCGATTGTTACCTTTTCGATAA
- a CDS encoding lysylphosphatidylglycerol synthase transmembrane domain-containing protein — protein MRKLIFGILVSGIAVYFLSKNFDLTEFERLEGKINWWIFPLLFLSNLWAFVPFSIRWYYLLEKKISFSQAFTTAIIGVGLNMVLPARGGDLVRLIMNKRDTELPLTHLFSRIFLEKVMDLGSVVVIGAAALFYMGLGQSKNLSLLLISTLVILGMIVGLVLVRYFLEPLRQLAKKIFGIIGKHGLYEEKLDHHLVEFSSFLKGDKLLKPVLYSIPTWVLGYAISYSLAGLLIDMPLKFPEALLFMFLGGMGVAIPSAPSGIGVFHAAIISGFIILGRDPGEGLVYATVVHLTQFIITTSLALVAYFYWKWTHEKNSLK, from the coding sequence ATGAGAAAATTAATATTTGGAATCTTAGTTTCAGGCATCGCGGTTTATTTCCTTTCAAAAAACTTTGACCTAACCGAATTTGAACGATTGGAAGGAAAAATCAATTGGTGGATTTTTCCACTGCTCTTTCTTTCCAATTTATGGGCCTTTGTTCCCTTCTCCATTCGTTGGTATTATTTATTAGAGAAAAAAATTAGTTTCTCGCAAGCCTTTACCACAGCCATCATCGGTGTGGGACTCAATATGGTGCTTCCTGCCAGAGGAGGAGATCTTGTTCGACTCATTATGAACAAACGAGATACAGAACTTCCACTCACGCATTTATTTAGCCGAATCTTTTTAGAGAAGGTTATGGATTTGGGTTCTGTTGTGGTGATTGGAGCCGCTGCCCTTTTTTATATGGGACTTGGGCAATCCAAAAACTTAAGTCTTTTACTGATCTCCACGTTAGTCATTTTAGGAATGATTGTGGGCCTAGTTTTAGTTCGTTATTTTTTAGAACCATTACGCCAATTGGCAAAAAAAATATTTGGAATCATCGGCAAACATGGTTTATACGAAGAAAAGTTAGACCATCATTTAGTGGAGTTCTCATCCTTTTTAAAAGGTGACAAATTATTAAAACCCGTCCTCTACTCCATTCCCACTTGGGTTTTGGGTTATGCCATCTCCTATTCCCTTGCGGGTTTACTCATAGACATGCCTCTTAAATTTCCAGAGGCTCTCCTTTTTATGTTCCTGGGGGGAATGGGTGTCGCCATTCCTTCAGCCCCCTCTGGAATTGGAGTTTTCCATGCGGCCATTATTTCTGGATTTATCATCCTTGGACGAGATCCCGGCGAAGGACTTGTATATGCAACAGTGGTCCATCTCACACAGTTTATCATCACAACGAGTTTAGCACTTGTGGCCTATTTTTATTGGAAATGGACCCATGAAAAAAATTCCTTAAAATAA
- a CDS encoding histidine triad nucleotide-binding protein — protein MENCLFCKIASGEIQSKKEYESENILIFHDITPQAPFHVLIIPKMHITSMNQIGELDPKILTEIFQTIPKIAEQNGISEKGYRLVNNCGNFGGQTVNHIHFHLLGGRHLKWPPG, from the coding sequence ATGGAAAATTGTCTTTTTTGTAAAATTGCCAGTGGAGAAATCCAAAGTAAAAAAGAGTACGAATCGGAAAACATATTAATATTTCATGATATTACTCCACAAGCTCCGTTCCATGTTTTAATCATTCCCAAAATGCATATCACAAGTATGAATCAAATTGGAGAATTAGATCCCAAAATACTTACAGAAATATTTCAAACCATTCCCAAAATTGCGGAACAAAATGGAATTTCGGAAAAAGGATATCGATTGGTAAACAATTGTGGAAATTTTGGTGGCCAAACAGTCAACCATATCCACTTTCACTTGCTAGGTGGTCGTCACCTAAAATGGCCACCAGGTTAA
- a CDS encoding ROK family protein — translation MRKAIGVDIGGGSIRASLFDETGKEQKTEISPTPIHLDNESFLKILKDTIRPLAKEGIGIGVGSPGPLDNERGVLIASANMQGLKNLPITESLRKEFSLPVWYENDANCAALGEAYFGDYKNTESQLILTLGTGVGGGFVNRGILYSGYLGNGIEIGHTTSVIGGALCGCGVQGCVESYFSTKGFFGRYLEKSGKSLANAEEFFQLVRKEDPIAKEILHFGTLALAHAVRNAVHLLNPEAVVFVGGITKSYDLFGKLLETEIRSSIFPVLNERLKIGAGGSLSGALGAASLVFSKEKV, via the coding sequence TTGCGAAAAGCCATTGGAGTGGATATCGGCGGGGGAAGCATTCGTGCGAGCCTCTTCGATGAAACAGGAAAGGAACAAAAAACAGAAATTTCTCCCACACCCATTCATTTAGACAATGAAAGTTTTTTAAAAATCTTAAAAGATACCATCCGTCCTCTGGCAAAAGAAGGAATAGGAATTGGTGTAGGTTCGCCCGGTCCCTTAGACAATGAACGAGGGGTTTTGATCGCAAGTGCCAATATGCAAGGTTTAAAAAACCTACCCATAACCGAATCACTCAGAAAAGAATTCTCTCTTCCCGTTTGGTATGAAAACGATGCCAACTGTGCGGCCTTAGGCGAAGCCTACTTCGGGGATTATAAAAATACAGAATCGCAACTCATCCTGACCTTAGGAACCGGTGTGGGTGGTGGATTCGTCAACAGAGGCATTTTGTATTCTGGATATTTGGGAAATGGAATTGAAATAGGTCATACTACCTCTGTCATTGGGGGAGCCCTTTGCGGATGTGGGGTTCAGGGCTGCGTGGAAAGTTATTTTTCTACCAAAGGATTTTTTGGTAGGTATTTAGAAAAATCAGGTAAGTCCCTGGCGAATGCTGAGGAATTTTTTCAATTGGTCAGAAAAGAAGATCCCATCGCCAAAGAAATTTTGCATTTTGGAACCTTGGCCCTCGCCCATGCTGTAAGAAATGCCGTGCATTTACTCAATCCAGAAGCGGTGGTCTTTGTTGGTGGAATTACAAAATCTTACGATCTATTCGGAAAATTACTAGAAACCGAAATCAGATCCTCCATCTTTCCTGTATTAAATGAAAGATTAAAAATTGGTGCGGGAGGAAGTTTGTCTGGAGCCTTAGGTGCCGCATCTCTCGTGTTCTCAAAGGAGAAAGTATAG
- a CDS encoding ABC transporter ATP-binding protein, with the protein MLLRVHNLTKRFGKDEAVSSVSFDVNQGDYVAIIGPSGSGKTTLLSMLTGMLSPTEGDILYDQIKLSQISKQNLAEIRARDLGLVFQFSELVGNLTIRENILLPGLFTRKFSSADYIRKCDYLIEHLKLGDIQNSIPRTLSGGQIQKAAIARSLINDPAILFADEPSGDLDPENSYLVQLLLAEYNKRNHSIILVTHDMKLAFDAQTVYEMKNGKFSQVIKGE; encoded by the coding sequence ATGTTACTCCGTGTCCACAACTTAACCAAACGATTCGGCAAAGACGAAGCCGTAAGTTCAGTCAGTTTCGATGTGAACCAAGGTGACTATGTGGCCATCATTGGACCTTCTGGATCGGGTAAAACCACTTTGTTATCGATGTTAACGGGAATGTTATCCCCCACAGAAGGTGACATTCTTTATGACCAAATCAAACTTTCTCAAATTTCCAAACAAAACCTGGCAGAAATTCGAGCACGTGATCTTGGACTTGTTTTTCAGTTCTCTGAACTGGTAGGAAATCTTACCATCAGAGAAAACATTCTTTTACCGGGACTATTCACTCGTAAGTTTTCTAGTGCAGACTATATTCGTAAATGCGATTATTTGATCGAACATTTAAAGTTAGGTGACATTCAGAATTCCATTCCCCGAACCTTGTCTGGGGGACAGATCCAGAAGGCAGCTATTGCCCGTTCCCTCATCAATGATCCGGCGATTCTTTTTGCTGATGAACCCTCAGGAGATTTGGATCCTGAAAACAGTTATCTTGTCCAACTCCTGCTTGCAGAATACAACAAACGAAATCATTCCATCATCCTTGTCACACATGATATGAAGTTAGCATTTGATGCTCAAACGGTTTACGAAATGAAAAATGGAAAGTTTTCGCAGGTCATTAAAGGAGAATGA